One window of the Sander lucioperca isolate FBNREF2018 chromosome 5, SLUC_FBN_1.2, whole genome shotgun sequence genome contains the following:
- the ap1s3a gene encoding AP-1 complex subunit sigma-3a, producing MMRFLLLFSRQGKLRLQKWFTPVTDREKKKVIRDMMMLVLARPPRSCNFLHYRDLKIVYRRYASLYFCTGLENQDNELLGLEVLHRYVELLDKYFGNVCELDIIFNFEKAYFILDEFLMGGEVLETSKVAVSVSMEEADTLQETMEEYMSKPAY from the exons ATG ATGCGCTTCCTGTTGCTGTTCAGCCGGCAGGGGAAGCTGCGACTGCAGAAATGGTTCACACCAGTAACAGACCGGGAGAAGAAGAAGGTGATCCGGGACATGATGATGTTAGTGTTGGCCCGTCCAccacgttcctgcaatttcctCCATTACAGGGACCTCAAGATCGTTTACAGGAG GTATGCCAGCCTGTATTTCTGCACTGGTCTTGAGAACCAGGATAATGAGCTGCTGGGCCTTGAAGTGCTGCACAGATATGTCGAGTTGTTGGATAAATACTTTGGCAAC GTGTGTGAGTTGGACATCATTTTTAACTTTGAGAAGGCTTACTTCATCCTGGACGAATTCCTGATGGGAGGAGAAGTTCTAGAAACATCCAAAGTAGCTGTTAGTGTATCTATGGAGGAGGCTGACACACTCCAAGAG ACAATGGAAGAATACATGAGCAAACCTGCCTACTGA
- the scg2a gene encoding secretogranin-2, whose translation MPSFRKTSTTGKPFLICFANLLLILLFLSSSGVHGASLREHRLRGSESDSQRGDVHQAPDADMLKALEYIESLRQRTGTDSQQHAPLVTGYDASHMDDAEKLRAMLRLASNPMQSKDEEEEEEEEEGREDKSEELLQAVLSTLQQTEKASKPPSLRPSVEGAGIKDGMYPRVQQKQHSIKPHKKLPLMFEDEEEGEGDEEEDEERSDLEHESPFKRTNENVEEKYTPQNLATLQSVFDELDKLTSVKTMHKRQDEEDDMEKSDDEEKDDDMFNVRNVAYNDIGGNLADWGSLQEQEEGEEEEEERDNKHEADRGLDYVDDNDEEADEDNEMEDDESYPVKRSKDPDDIANLVDYYLLKVLEKTEEEQKRQFEEEEKKRAERRVAQTEYRDNIDPRAIYELIQISQKYQIPPEDLVDMLKTGEPTNQDKLQKSNELARAENKLSQISSKKTHKHPEAKFYNRRFPDRQKTPEEIRTEEILNILGLEGEEDRAPVRKQKQYKSSQLRLHTQPPGRSGESAPTQRRLPSLLKNDYDDTVDEDELAAYLAAQMLAQYPNPVYRNNKASQKRDEVGQSMTGSFEQAIQAYFDQIDSDKNPNDKRQTEDDERGGETQMQGFDNEAAMKLLSYLNPETEESDTNAKTAPGI comes from the coding sequence ATGCCGTCATTCCGCAAGACCTCCACCACAGGCAAACCTTTCCTCATCTGTTTTGCAAACCTCCTCTTAATCCTTCTTTTCCTCAGTTCCTCTGGCGTTCACGGTGCTtctctcagagaacacagactGCGAGGAAGTGAATCAGACTCCCAGCGAGGAGATGTCCACCAGGCTCCTGATGCCGACATGCTCAAAGCTTTGGAGTACATCGAGAGCCTCCGTCAAAGAACTGGCACAGACTCCCAGCAGCACGCCCCTCTCGTTACAGGGTACGATGCCAGCCACATGGATGATGCTGAGAAGCTGCGTGCCATGCTGAGACTGGCTTCTAACCCTATGCAGAGcaaagatgaggaggaggaagaggaggaggaggagggaagggagGACAAGAGTGAAGAGCTGCTCCAGGCTGTTCTCAGCACCCTCCAGCAGACGGAAAAAGCCTCCAAGCCACCTTCACTTCGCCCCAGCGTCGAAGGAGCGGGCATAAAGGACGGCATGTATCCCAGGGTGCAGCAGAAGCAACACAGCATCAAGCCTCACAAGAAGCTGCCGCTAATGTTTGAGGACGAGGAAGAGGGTGAgggggatgaggaagaggatgaggagAGGTCAGATCTGGAGCATGAGAGCCCCTTCAAACGCACCAACGAGAACGTGGAGGAGAAGTATACGCCTCAGAACCTGGCAACTCTGCAGTCTGTGTTTGACGAACTGGACAAGCTGACAAGTGTGAAGACCATGCACAAACGCCAAGATGAGGAGGATGACATGGAGAAGAGTGATGATGAGGAAAAAGATGATGATATGTTTAATGTGAGGAATGTAGCATACAATGACATAGGCGGGAATCTTGCAGACTGGGGTTCGCTACAAGAACAGgaagagggagaagaggaggaggaggagagggacaacAAACATGAGGCTGACCGAGGGCTTGATTATGTTGATGACAATGATGAAGAAGCTGATGAGGATAATGAAATGGAAGATGATGAAAGCTACCCAGTCAAGAGATCAAAAGATCCAGATGACATTGCTAACCTGGTAGACTATTACCTCCTAAAAGTGCTGGAGAAAACAGAAGAAGAGCAGAAACGACAGtttgaggaagaggagaaaaagaggGCAGAGAGGAGAGTGGCTCAGACAGAGTACAGAGATAACATAGATCCACGGGCCATCTACGAGCTCATTCAGATCTCCCAAAAATACCAGATCCCACCTGAAGACCTGGTGGACATGCTCAAAACCGGAGAACCGACGAATCAAGACAAGTTACAAAAGAGCAACGAATTAGCCAGAGCAGAAAACAAGCTCTCTCAGATATCCTCAaagaagacacacaaacatcctGAAGCTAAATTCTACAACAGACGCTTTCCTGATAGACAAAAGACACCAGAGGAGATTAGGACAGAAGAGATACTAAACATCCTGGGGTTAGAGGGCGAAGAGGATCGAGCTCCTGTCAGGAAGCAGAAGCAGTACAAAAGCTCGCAGTTACGACTTCACACTCAGCCTCCTGGACGTTCGGGGGAATCCGCTCCCACGCAACGGCGCCTTCCCAGTTTATTAAAAAACGACTATGATGACACCGTGGATGAGGATGAACTGGCAGCATACTTAGCAGCTCAGATGCTGGCACAGTATCCAAACCCCGTGTACAGAAACAACAAGGCAAGCCAAAAGCGGGACGAAGTTGGACAGAGCATGACGGGCTCTTTTGAACAGGCGATACAGGCTTATTTTGATCAAATAGACTCAGATAAAAACCCAAATGATAAGAGACAGACTGAGGATGATGAGAGGGGCGGTGAAACACAAATGCAAGGCTTTGATAATGAGGCGGCGATGAAATTGCTGAGCTACCTGAACCCAGAAACTGAAGAAAGTGATACTAATGCCAAAACTGCCCCAGGAATATAA